The genomic stretch TGAGCGTCTGCCACACCGCCCGCCTCAGCCCCGCCTCGCTCGCCGCCTCACTGATCAAGGCCGGGGTCCCGATCGTGGTCGCGATGGACGGCGAGGTGGCGGAGCCCGCCTGCCGCCTGTTCTCCAAGCGCATGATGCGAGCCCTGCTGAACGGCGAGGCCGTGGCCGAGGCCGCGGCGCACGGCCGCAGGGCGGCGCTGGTCGGCGAGCAGGACCCGGCCGACAGGAACGACTGGGCCCGGCCCACCGTGTTCACCGCCGCCGCGCTGCCCGCGAACTTCCGCCCCGTGGATCCGGCCCCCGCCCGCGCGGTCCTGCACATGGCCCGCCAGCTCGACCTGGCCCAGCAGCCCGTCTACATCGGCCGCCGCGCCATCTTCGAGGAGGTGGACGCGCTGTTCACCGGCCGCCGCGCGCTGCTGGCCGCCTGCACCGAAGGCGGCTTCTCCCGGCTGGGCGCCACCCGGCTGCTGCGCGAGATCGGCTTCAGGCTGCTGCACGCGGGGCACCTGCCGCTGCTGCTCGCCCCGCACACCGAGCACACCGCGCCCCGTTCCCTCCGGCAGGCCGTCGGAGCGGTGCTCAAGGCGATGGTGACCGCGTGCGAGCGGCTGGGCATGGACGCCCCTCCCCTGGAAACCGTGGAGGCGACGCCTCCCGCCGGCAAACCCCAGCCGGTCGTACGGCAGGCGCTGCGCAAGGCCATCGGCGCGTTCCTCGAAGAGGACGCTCCTCTGGCCCCCGACGACGTCAGAGAGTTGCTGGCTCTCGACCTGGAAACCTTCGCCGCCCGGGCGGCGTCCGCGCTCGGGCCGCCGTTCGGCCCGCACACGCGCGCCGTCGTCCTGGGCGAGGCCCTGCACCACTGGCGCGGCGCGCTCGGCTGGATCGAGTCCGAACCGCCCGGCCTGCTCGACCTGCTCACGCCCAACGGCCTCGGAACCCCTTCCTCCCCCGCCCCCCTCATCGCCACCGCCGCCCTGGACCAGTGCGTGCCCCTGCGTGCCTTCAAGTCCGAACGCTCCGGCATGAGCGCCTACCGCTTCCAGCCCCTGCAAGCGCTGCCCGACGACGAGGCGGCGCTC from Nonomuraea polychroma encodes the following:
- a CDS encoding CHAT domain-containing protein; this encodes MTLPRAVITISGGTVSTPVGDRPLGELPGPGLPAREYGQALFAALLGPLWTELLDQPEVRQRRGIELALDLPVELHEHMWEAMHDGERPLGANLGLLVAVTRLVASETAPPAPVAGAPRVLFASGAELTDQVILPGSMFLGLLRECESDGLALARVADELTTETLAQRCEGFRPDLIHLVAHGTLDEDGGLLVELSGTLVTPHRLVQAMLPGAHRPLAVVLSVCHTARLSPASLAASLIKAGVPIVVAMDGEVAEPACRLFSKRMMRALLNGEAVAEAAAHGRRAALVGEQDPADRNDWARPTVFTAAALPANFRPVDPAPARAVLHMARQLDLAQQPVYIGRRAIFEEVDALFTGRRALLAACTEGGFSRLGATRLLREIGFRLLHAGHLPLLLAPHTEHTAPRSLRQAVGAVLKAMVTACERLGMDAPPLETVEATPPAGKPQPVVRQALRKAIGAFLEEDAPLAPDDVRELLALDLETFAARAASALGPPFGPHTRAVVLGEALHHWRGALGWIESEPPGLLDLLTPNGLGTPSSPAPLIATAALDQCVPLRAFKSERSGMSAYRFQPLQALPDDEAALGYQWVLLHPWHPDDRYRKTWVAAPGHDRDTLRLTFSKHLRGQPAGVADTLYFVVELLADWKHFTAHDDEGAWRAYAEKHRITS